The Candidatus Desulfatibia profunda nucleotide sequence ACAGCCTGCCCCTGAGCAACCCGGACCTAGTGACCGTTGGAACCCGGGTTCCGGGCGGTGTGATATGCCTCATTTCCGCACTGGCCTTTTACGAACTCACCACTCAGATACCCCACGAGGTGCATGTGGCGTTGCCGCGTGGCGCGGAAGAACCCCGCCTGGATTATCCGCCGATCAAGACTTACCGCTTTACCGGCGAGGCGTTTACGGAGGGCGTGGAAGCCCATAAACTCGACGGCGTAAGCGTGCGCATTTACAACCCAGAAAAGACGCTCGCCGACTGCTTCAAGTTCCGCAACCAGGTCGGCCTTGATACGGTGATGGAGGCGGTCCGCTTTTACCGCGAACGCAGAAGCATCAAGGTGGACGACCTTATGCGCTATGCAGGGATTTGCCGCGTGAAAAAGATCATCCGTCCCTATCTCGAGGCAATTCTATAATGGCGAAGAACATTAAAAATATAGCCGCGTCAGTGGTTGGGATTCATCAAGAAGACCAAGATTGCCGACGCACCGAACTCCTTTGAGGATGTTGCCGCGGCCGTCAAGGTTTTTCTTCAACCTATTGTAGCCTCTATTGTCGAGCGACAAACGTTTCACAGCATCTGGACCGCACTAGGTCCGTGGCGGTAAAAAGCACACTTTCATTCATTCTTTTCAAGTTGTTCATCTGCGCTTCCGGGTCGAACCAAGCTGCTGTATCTTATGACAGCAGTGGGAAACATGCCAGACACCCCGGAAATATAACGCCGACTCCCTGATACTTCATAACCTCTTTCTTAAAAGGCCCATTTCCATGGCAAAAACAACATCCTAAGCCTAATATCAGCCCTGTTTTTTCGTCATTCTGCAGCCAAATCAAACTGTTAGCCTGGTACGACTCGCCAGACTGGTCATAATCGCCTCTGATTCATAGATAGTAATAGTTTTATCCTGCTCTTGTGTCAAAGACATTATCACACTTTCCACCACGACAAAAATTTCCGTATACGGAAACCTAACCTTTAATTGACATCAGTGTGTGATACTTGGTAATGTTGCGATTACATAAAGAAATCTTCAATGATTGAAGTATATGGCGCGTAAGTTTAAAATTACCGATTAAATATATTTTTTGTAAACGCCTTGATATATTGAGATATAACGAATTAATTCTGTATAGTAATTGTTGAGCAGCCGTAAGGCACCGGCAACGATCGGAGGTAGGTAATGTCAACTAACGTTGAGCAATTCAGTGTGTTCACAGCTGCTGTTCTCGACAAGCTGTACGATCACTTTCCGGAACTGGTCACGCTTCAGCAGGCAGACTTCTTGGAGGATGTCAACGTCGCTCATTGGTTCGCCGAGATGGACAAGGCTCTGGAGCAGATTCCGAAGGCACCTGGTTCCTTCGCAAGGGCCGAAGCGGCGGCAGGGCAGGCTGAAACAGTAACCCAACGCTTTCGCGATCATGCTCAGCGCAAGGAGATTCTAAGGGGTACGATAAATTTCTTGATCGCCGAAGGGCTCGTCCGCTGTGAAGAACCATTCTCGGAAGAAATGGTGTTTCGAGGATGTCAGCTCACATCGAAGGGCTTCACACATCTCCACAAGGAGTTTAAGGACAAGAGGCTAAGTGATGAGACCTCAACGGTGATTCGGTGGATCAAAGAGAGATTTACTAGTTCTTCAAGTGTGGAGGGCGCCCTTATCGTCGACCTGATTACAAAATTTCTCGGGTAACCCGCATCGTGTGCGAGCACCATAAGAAGCAACTGCCCAACCATCGACTGCACCGGATCGCCAATAAATCCGGCTCCTGGTAAGCCGCAGTGTTAATTGCGTCACATGGAGCACTCGTGAGCCGACCACCGCATATTCAGTTCGACCTTCTGGCAAACGCCCGAGACTCACTCAGGCAAGCGGTTGAACTGCTCGCTTGGAAAGACATCGGGTCTGATCACGCAAGGCTGAAGCACTCGATCACCAATGCGGCTCACTCGATTGAGTTGCTATTGAAAGAGCGGCTTCGCCAACTAAATCCCGC carries:
- a CDS encoding type IV toxin-antitoxin system AbiEi family antitoxin domain-containing protein, coding for MKPQNTKNRGSRFDRAVGIFKKHGGILRTAQALRAGIHPGTLYAMRDSGALDAVSRGVYRLANSLPLSNPDLVTVGTRVPGGVICLISALAFYELTTQIPHEVHVALPRGAEEPRLDYPPIKTYRFTGEAFTEGVEAHKLDGVSVRIYNPEKTLADCFKFRNQVGLDTVMEAVRFYRERRSIKVDDLMRYAGICRVKKIIRPYLEAIL